TATCAGCGGTGGCGAGTCGCGTCAACGATGCGTCAAACCCCGTGTGGGCTGCGGGAATGTAAAGAGGGCCCGCACCGAGGAGACGGTGCGGGCCCTCATTGGTTCAGACCTCTGTCGCGCTACTGCTGAGGGGCTGGCGGTGCCTGCGGAGGCTGTTGCTGCGGCCATCCGGCGGGCGGTACGGGCCCCTGCAGATCCGGTTGTCCCGGACCACCCGGCTGGCCCTGCGGACCGGGGTGACCCGGCTGGCCGTGGACAGGTGCGGGCGGACTCCCGGGAGCCTGGGCCTGAGAGGGCAGCGACTGCTGCCAGCCCTGTGGCGGATAGGGCTGCTGACCCTGCGGCGGCTGCTGGCCACCGTACGGCGGCTGCGGCTGGCCCTGCGGGTGCGGCTGTTGCGGCGCGTACGGCTGTCCGGGCATGGGCTGTCCGGGGACGGGCTGCCCCGGCGCCTGCTGGTGGCCCGGCATCGGCGGGGCCAGGTGCGGCGGCGGGTTGCCGTCCGCGGTCCACAACCCCTGCTGCTGCTGAGCGCGAACGAAATCCTCAGCGATCAGGGCGGACAGGTTGAAGTACGCCTCACGGGTCTTGGGGCGCATCATGTCGAGGTCGACCTCGGCGCCGGCCGACAGATGCTCGTCGAAGGGCACCACGATCACACCGCGGCAGCGCGTCTGGAAGTGCTGAACGATGTCCTCGACCTTGATCATCTTTCCGGTCTCGCGGACCCCGGAGATGACCGTGAGGGAACGCTGCACCAGCTCGGCATACCCATGGGCGGAAAGCCAGTCCAGAGTCGTCGACGCACTGCTCGCACCGTCCACGGACGGCGTCGAGACTATGATCAACTGATCCGCCAGATCCAGCACTCCGCGCATCGCGCTGTAGAGCAGACCGGTACCGGAGTCGGTCAGGATGACCGGGTACTGCCTGCCCAGTACGTCGATCGCACGCCGGTAGTCCTCGTCGTTGAACGCCGTGGAGACCGCCGGGTCCACGTCGTTGGCGATGATTTCCAGACCGGAGGGCGCCTGCGAGGTGAACCGGCGGATGTCCATGTACGAGTTGAGGTACGGGATCGCCTGGACCAGGTCACGGATGGTGGCCCCGGTCTCGCGCCGCACCCGGCGGCCGAGCGTGCCTGCGTCCGGGTTGGCGTCGATCGCCAGGATCTTGTCCTGCCGCTCGGTGGCCAGGGTCGCGCCCAGAGCGGTCGTCGTCGTGGTCTTGCCCACGCCGCCCTTGAGGCTGATGACCGCGATCCGGTAGCAGGACAGCACCGGCGTACGGATGAGGTCGAGTTTGCGCTGCCGCTCCGCCTCCTCCTTCTTGCCGCCGAGCTTGAAGCGGGCGGCGTTGGAGGGATTGCGGCTGCTCTTGGCCTTCTGCTTGCCCCGGACCAGGCGGTCGGAGGAGAGCTCGACGGCGGCGGTGTACCCGAGCGGGGCGCCGGGCACGGAACGCTCGCGCTGGTCATGGGTGACCGGGGTGGGCCAGGCGGCACCGGTCCGCGGGTCGACGGGCGCGGCGTGCGGCTGCTGAGGAGCCTGCGGCTGGCCCTGCTGCGCGGGCAGATACGGCGTGGCGGGCGCGGGCAGGTTCGGCGTCTGCGACGGTACGGGCGCGTTCGCGGTGGGCCGGCCGGGGTGTCCTGGCTGGGGGAATCCGTAACCGCCGTGCGGGTTCTGTGCGTCGGGGCCCGGGACGGCCGGGGGCAGCGGGGCGGCGGGCGCCGGCTGACCGGGCTGGCCCTGCTGCGGGAACCCGTGGCCGACCTGCACCCTCTGCTGCGGGAACCCGTAACCGCTCTGCTCGCTCTGCTGCGCGGCATGAGGGGGCGTGGCGGGCGCGGGCAGGTTCGGCGTCTGCGGCGGTACGGGCGCGCTCGCGGTGGGCCCGCCGGGGTGTCCTGGCTGCGGGAATCCATAGCCGCCGTGCGGGGCGGGCTGTCCCGGCACCGGCTGACCTGGCTGGGGGAATCCGTAACCGCCGTGCGGGTTCTGTGCGTCGGGGCCCGGGACGGCCGGAGGCAGCGGCGCGGCGGGCGCCGGCTGACCGGGCTGGCCCTGCTGCGGGAATCCGTAACCTCCCTGCTGCTGCTCAGGAGCAGAGGGAACGGACGGAGCTGCCTGGGCGGGCGTCTGCCACGCGGGCGCCGGCTGAGGACCGTGCTGCGTCGACGGCTGAGCCTGCGGCGGGGCGGACTGGTCGTTGGTCTGCGCGGATACGGGCCACTGCGGCGCGGACATCGGTGCGGCCGGCTGGAAGGCGGGCGGCAGCGGCGGCAGTCCGGTGTTCTGTACCGGGGGCGTCGGAGACCAGGGCTGAACGGGCGCGGGCGGAGTGTCCTGGGGTACGGAGTCGGCCGGGGCGGCGTCCTGGGGTACGGAGTCGGCCGGCTCCTCGGCCGGAACCTCCGGGTCCGTCGGGGCGGCCTCGTCACGGGGGGCGGAGTCGTCGCCGTCGGTGTCCTGTGTCCCGGTGCTCACCGAGTCCTCGGTCTCATCCGCGGAGGCGGCCGGGGAAGCGTCGTCAGTGGTCGCAGCGGCCGGAGCCTCGGTCTGGGGTTCGGCTTGGGTGCCGGCTTCGCCCTCGGTGGAATCGTCCGCTGCGCCCTCCGGACCAGACTCAGAACCCGAGCCGGAACCAGAGTCGGACTCGGACTCGGACTCGGACTCGGACTCCTCAGCCTCCTTGGCCGCGGCCCGCTCCTCCATCTCGCGCTTCAGCGCGGCCGGGGAGAACCGCATGGTCGCCCCGCTCTCGATGTCGCCGCCCCCGAAAGGCTGCGGCGCGGGCTCGGCGGCCGCCTCGGCAGCCGGAGCCGGAGCCGACGGCACAGCATCGGGCGTGGGAGCAGGAGCAGGAGCAGGAGCAGGCACCGGGGCAGGAGCCGGAGCAGGCACGGGTGCCTGGACCTGTGCCGGAGGCGGCGGCGTCGGCGCCCAGTTCGGCTCGAAGCCACTGCCTGCGGGCAGCCCGGGCACGGCCACCGGCGCACCGTTGGGCGGCGGGGGAGGAGGGGTGAGCCCCTGTCGGCCCGCACCCCCGCCCGACGTGTCGCCCGACGCGTTCTGCGTGTACCAGGCCGGCGGGGTGTAGTCGATGGTGAACTCACCCGTCAGCTCGGCGGGCTCCGCGTCGGACTGATCATCGACGGGAATGTTCCAGCCCCCGTGGATCTCGTCCCGATCGCCGTTCACTTTGCCTCCTGGTGTGGTCGAGCACCCTTGTGCCGTGGTGGGTGGGGGCGACCTGTTCGTCCGGTCGGCCCGGCTCTCCCCCTGCAGGACGCGGCCGGCATGCCCGCAGGTTCTTCCGTCGCGCCCTGTCCCACCCTAATCGCCAACAACCTCGGTACGGCAGGCCCGACCACCCGTCGGCGGCTGTCCCGTACGTCACGCCCTGCCCCCAAGTGAACTGAGGGCGGCAGAGCGTCAAGAGATCGTTGGGTCAAAATGGTACAACTGCGTACGGACTGATGGCCGCTCAGTCCATTCGGCGAGCGCTGCCCAACAATCCGGTCTCGGCGTCCGTGGCCTGTGTCATGACGAACTGCCGGTCCCGCGCAGTGCACCAGAGCGTGACGCCGTCCGCAAGAGTGGACAGCGCCTCCGTCTCGGGCCGAGGGAGATGCATGATGCGCCCGATCTGCGCGGCCTCGTCCGGCGAGACGCGCTGTATCCCGACCAGACCCGACTTCTCCATCAGGCGCGGTGCCACCGGGCTCAGATACGGCAGCAGCGTCACCACCGACTGCCAGGGCCCCGAGACCACCCGTCCGCGCGGTGGTCGCATCCCGCAGTCCCGCACCACCACGACCGGGCTGCCGGCCGAAGCGCCCTGCGGCGGCACCCGCCCCACATCGTGCAGCGATATGCACTGCTGCCCGCCGCCCGCAGCTTGGGCCAGCGTCGTCCACGCGGGCGCCCGGCCCGTCTCCACGGTGACCCGCGCACCCGTCGCGGCCGCGCGCAGCGCGAGCACCTGCGCCGTCCACAGGCCGCCGATCAGGGTGACGTCGTACGCCGTGGGGCGGTTGATGCCGAGCACCGCGGGCTTGCTCTCGGCGTCGACGCCGATGACCACTCCGTCGTCGCCGACCGGCAGCGCGAGCGAGGACAGCTGGTCCACCGACAGCGCATGCCGGTCCCGGCGAGGTCCGATCAGTCCGAAGCCGATACGAGGCTTGGCGGCAGGCACAGACATCAGCGGGCTCCCCCGAGCGGCAGTGTGGCGAGCATGCCGGGCAGTTGCTCACGGTCGAGCCGCACCAGCCCGGTCTTGACCCCGCGGGCGGCGCGCTCCAGTTCATGGCGCGCGGCCACCAGTTCCTCGTCGCTGCGCCCGGTGATGCGGACATGCCCGCTGACCGTCACGCCCTGCCGGTCGCCGTGCCCCAGCGTGAGGCTGAAGGTGGTGGCCAGCGCGGGAATGGAGGTGAGCAGGGCGACGAGCTGCGGCATGGGGGCCCCGCCGCCGCCGAGTTGGGGCCAGCGGCTCACCCAGTAGGTGGTGTGGCGGCGGTCGTCGACGCGCCAGGTGCGCGAGGTTTCCTGGGTGCGCGGCGCGGGCGTCTCCGCCCGGCTCGCCTGTGCGATGGCCATCGGGCTGGCGCAGGAAGAGGTGGCGATGGCCGCCGTCAGCTCTTCCTCGGTCAGCACGGTGGCCCGGAATCCGGCGCCGGTCAGCCGGCTCGCCAGCTGGTCGGCAGTCCGCACCAGGCACTTCTGCGCGCCCTCGAGACCGCCGCCGCGCGCCGCCACCGCTTCCGGGCAGAGTTCAGGGTCGAGCTTGAGCGCGATCCAGGTGATCCGTATCGCGGGCGACCCGGTCTGGGCCTGCAGCGGTGCGTAGTTGCGTGCGGCGACCGACTGCTGCGGCAGATGCGGTGCGGGCGCGGGCTGGGTGTGCTGGACGATCTGTGCCGACTCCAGCCGGATGCCGTCGACGTCGAGTACATCGCGCAGCAGAGTCATCGGCAGCGGCCTGGCGGTACGGTCGCAGCGCAGGGCCGTGGCGTCCGACTCGACCTGCAGCAGGGCCGTCAGGAAGGTCCCGTCGCCGATCATGCCCACCGGCCGTCGGTCGCGGTCGCTGTAGGTGTACGTCCGCAGGGCGGGGTCGCACTCGACGACGGGCGCGAGCCCCGGTTCCGTATCGGACGGGAGTACCAGCGATGCGGCCCTGCGCCTGCGCGCCCGGAGCGCGAAGACGGTGGCTAGCCACTCGGGCATCGAGCGCCGGTGTCTGCGCAGCAGGGCCAGCAGCACCAGCAGCGCGGCCGCCACAAAGGCGGGAACCAGCATCAGCGGATCGATCGCCCAGGCCAAAAGGAGCAGCGCAGCGGCGATCTCGATCAGTACGAGTTGTTGCAGTCGGAACGAACCGAAGTGCCCGGGTCGTGCCTTGAGTCGGGGTGCCGCCGGTCCCTGGGACGGCGCGGTGGGCCGTACCGAGGCCTGCCCGTGGGGTGCCGGCCGCACCCGCGTCGCGGAAGCCATTAATCCGCCACCCCCCAGTTCATTAGGCCCCAATTCATCCCGATCACCCCTGTCCGGCCCTGCGTAGCAAGGCTCCTGGCGGCTGGATCACCCTACCCGCCCCACAAGCACCGTCGATCAACAGGCATAGTAGGGGGCCGGTCCGACAACCAGGGCCCGGGGACCGTGCTCACCACAAGGCCCCCGCGGGGAGATCAGTGCCTTCTTTACCAATGGGGACTCATGGCATCACGGCGGGATGAGCTCAACGCGTACACCTTTGCGAAGAAGCGCACGGTGGCGGCATTCCTCCAACCCTCCACCACAGGTACGGAGGAGGGGGCGCCGCGCCCCATGCGTGCCGTCATACCCAGCGTCATCGTCGGTGCGCTGATTCTGGCGGGGTTCGGGGCCTTCGGTATGTTCAAGCCCAAGGCTCCCAAGGACTGGGCGAAGCCCTTCACCAATGTGATCGTCGGCAAGGACTCCACCACGCGCTACGTGGTGCTCACCACCGGCACGGGCAAGAACAAGAAGGTCCTCCTCCACCCCGTACTGAACCTCGCGTCCGCCCGACTGCTGCTCACCCCCCAGCAGTTCAAGGTGATCCAGGTCAGCGACGACATCCTGGACTCGGGCAAACCCCCGCGCGGGCCGATCCTCGGTATCCCCTACGCGCCCGACCGGCTGCCCAGCGCCAAGGAGGCCGCCGAGTCCAAGCGCTGGGCGGTCTGCGAGCAGCCCGGTGGCGGCAAGGGCAACACCGTGCAGAAGGCGACCTTCGTCCTGGGCGAGCGCGATCTGAAGCGGACCGAGGGCGAGCAGCGCCTCAGCGGCGGCCAAGTCCTGTACGTCAAGGGCCAGAACGGGCTGCGCTACCTCGTGGACGCCGGCGGCACCAAGTACTTGGTCCGCGGCAGCCAGTCCGATGCCGGGATCCTCACCCGCGCCCTCGTCGGCAGCAAGCAGCCGCAGTCCGTCACCGACGACTGGCTGGCGACGCTGCACGACGGCACCCCGGTCGACTTTCCCGTCATCCCCGGCCAGGTCGGCGTGAGCGCCGGTATCGGCGGCGGGCTGACGGGCGAGCAGGACAAGGTCGGCATGGTCCTGGAGGCGCAGACCGGCTCCGGGCCACAGCAGTACGTCGTGCTGCCCGGCAAGGTCCAGCCGGTCTCCGGCTTCACCGCCTGGCTGCTCATCAACTCCCCGCAGACCGACACGCTCAATATGCGCGGCGAGGCGGTCGGCGTCGACGCGGCGTCGATCGCCCCGGAAAGCGACTTCTTCGCCGCCCAGAACCGCTGGCCCTCGCTCAGGTCGAAGCAGGTCAACTCCGCGGGCGGCGACCGCGACACCGTCTGCAGCGTGTTGCGCAAGGTCGATGAGAAGGGCCGTACGACCTTGTCCACCTGGGCCGGCTCCGAGTACCCGGCGGAGATCACCGCAGGCGGCACCAGCACCTATGTCACCCCCGGAACCGGCCTTCTCTACACGCAGGTCCAGGGCAAGCAGACCAAGCCCGACGGCTCGCTGTTCCTGGTGACCGACACCGGACTGCGGTACGCCGTCCAGGCGAACGGCGACAGCGACGCGGACCGCTCCGACATCGGCACGGGCGACCAGGAGAAGCAGCAGGACGGCCGCCCCGAGCCCAGCCAGGCGCAGATCCGGCTCGGCTACGAGAAGGTCACTCCGACCCTTGTGCCGATCAACTGGTCGGAGTTCCTGTCCAAGGGGCCCCGGCTCGACACCAACAGCGCGCGTCAGCCGCAGGGTTCGTAGAGGAGTGCGACCGATGCTGCACCTGCGCAGGAAGACCGTTCTGCTGACCGCCGCGGCGGCGCTGACGGGTCTGTCGGCGGTGTCCCCGGCCGCATATGCCGATGAAGCCCCGCACCCGCTGGGCATCAACGGCAGCGGTGAGTGCACCTTCCCGATGAAGAGGCAGATCGAGGGGATCCCCTGGCCGCTCCAGCGGGTGCTGCTCGACGAGCTGTGGCAGGACACCAGGGGCAAGGGCGTCCGGGTCGCGGTCATCGACACCGGCGTGGACAACGACAACGTCCAGCTCAAGTCTGCCGTCGACGCCTCCGCGGGCAAGGACTTCCTCAAGCCCGACAAGGACAGCTCGAGCGACGACAAGCGCGGCAAGACCGATGGCACGGTCGACGACGTCGGCCACGGCACCAAGGTCGCCGGGATCATCGCCGCGCGCCCCCGCAAGGGCACAGGCTTCGTGGGACTCGCGCCCGAGGCCACCATCATCCCGATCCGCCAGAACGACGAGAAGAACAGCGGCAACGACAAGACGATGGCCACGGCGATCGAGCACGCCATCACCAAGGGCGCCGACGTCATCAACATCTCTCAGGACACGACGAAGCCGCTCTCGCTCGACTCGGCCCTCAACAAGGCGATACAGCGGGCGATCCAGAAGAAGATCGTCGTGGTCGCCTCCGCCGGCAACGACGGTATGAACGGCAAGCTGAAGGACACCTACCCCGCCGCGTTCCCGGGCGTTCTCGCCGTGGCCTCCTCCGACCGCAACAACGAACGGGCGGTCTTCTCGCAGGCGGGCGGCTTCGTCGGCATCGCCGCCCCGGGAGTCGACGTCGTCTCCACCGTCCCCGGAAACGGGCAGTGCGTCGACAACGGCACCAGTTTCTCCGCGCCGTACGTCGCCGGGGTCGCGGCGCTGCTGAAGGCCAAGTACCCCGAGTGGACCGTGCCGCAGATCATCGCGCAGATCGAGCAGACCGCCGAGCGCAGCATCAACGGCAAGGACAGCTTCGTCGGTTGGGGCGTGATCGACCCGGTGCGCGCCCTCAGCGGCGACGGCGGCCCGATCGACGCACCGCACGCCGACCCCGGCCCGCCGAAGCCGCCCGCGCCGGAGGCGGCGCATCTGGCGATGACCGAGACGGCTCAGGAACGCAAGGAGCGGTACGCAACCTACGCGTTGGGCATTGGCGTCGTACTGGTGGCAGTGGTCGCCGGGGCGGCAACGGTCATCCGGGACACCCGGCGCAGAAGGGCCCAGTGAGCCAAGTCTCCTTACGGGACTTTGCAGTTGGAACCGTCGTACCAAGTGGATAGAGTGACGGTAGGACTCAGTGAGGACTGTGTCCGGCACGGGGGCGGCATCCAATCGGCTTCCGTCTACAGCGCCGTCGTAGGAAGAAGGGGCACAGATGTCGGGTAAAGACCTGAAGGTAACCAGTAGCGATATTGGGGATCTCTCCGGCAAGATCCAGCACTTCGAGACCACGCTGGGTGAGCGCATCCGCGACCTCAACCGCGTGGTCGACCTCATTCAGGGTGGCTGGAAGGGTGCGGCGAGCGCGCAGTACGACATCACGCAGGCCGAGCTGAACAAGAAGCTTTCGAGCGTGAAGCGTGACCTGGAGAACCTCCAGAACCTGGTGAAGATGAGCGCCGACGGCTTCGACGAGCAGGAGCGGGAGCGCATGTCGTCGTTCGCCAAGATGGAAAACGCTCACACCAAGGCCAACGAGAGCGCCATTCTCGGCATGTGAGTGCCGTCCGCACCGTTCGCTGAACTTCGCCACCAGGAGTAAAGAATGACCATGCAAGTCAACTACGACACAGTGACGCAGGCGGCAAGCGACACCACGAAGACCGCCTCGGACCTGACGGAACAGCTCACCACCCTCATGACCCACGTGAGGAACGTCGCGGGCGGCTGGGACGGTGAGGCCAAGGAGGCCTACGTCGCGATCCAGTCGCAGCTCACCGCCGACATGGACGGACTGACCACGGACCTGCACACGATCGCGCGCCTGCTCCGCGAGTCCGTCGTCGGCTACCAGGACACGGACAAGGGCAACGCCGCTCGCTTCCGCATGATGATGTGACGAGCTCTGCTCCACAGACAGAGGGGTTGCCCGCCTGAGCGGGCAACCCCTCCGTCGTATCCGTCGTACGGCCGTCTACTTGAGGTCGAACTCGCCGTCGCGCGCGCCGAGCACGAACGCGCGCCACTCGGCCTCCGTGTACCGCAGCACCGTCTCGGGCTCCAGCGAGGAGCGCATCGCGACCGCTCCGCCGGGCAGATGCGCGATCTCGACGCGCTCCTCGTCCTTCGCCGTGCCGGGCGCGCTGAGCCACTCCACGCCGGAGATGTCGAGGGCGTACAGCTCTTCCTTCTGGCGTTCCTTCTCGCTTGCGTCAGCCATCGGCGCGGTCCCTCCCAGGTGCGATGAACGAGGTGCGTGACCACACTACTTGGTGCGTTCCGACAGCCTTGACGGCTGCCGGAACGTGTGCTGCGAGGGACTAGTGATCCGCCAGCCAGCCCACCTGGACCAGTGGTGCGCCCCGCTTGCGGGACACGAAGGTGCCACGTCCCGGCGGCATCGGACGCGCCCGGACATTGCCGAGGATGTCTCCCTCGCCCGGGTCGCCGGAGAGGATGACGCCCTGCGCGCCCAGCTCCTTGATCCGTTGCATGAACGACTCGTACATCGACCGTGAAGCTCCCGCCGCGCTGCGCGCGATGATGAAGCGGATGCCGACATCACGCGCGAAGGGCAGATTCTCCACCAGCACCGACAGCGGATTGACGGAGTTGGTGGCGACCAGCTCGTAGTCGTCGACGATGACGAAGAGCTGCGGCCCCGTCCACCAGCTGCGGTCGCGCAGCTGCTGCGGAGTGATGTCCGGCTTCGGCGCACGCTTGCCCATCACCGTGTTGATCGCGTCCATGTGCATTTCCATCGCGGACGTCATCGGCGCGTACTCCAGCAGATGCGAGGCCGGTACGGCCTCCAGCATCGTGCGCCGGTAGTCGCCGACCACGATCCGCGCCTGCTCCGGGGTGTAACGCTCGGAGATCTGCTTGGCAATCAGCCGCAGCAGTGCCGTCTTCCCGGACTCGCTCTCGCCGAAGATCAGGAAGAACGGGTCGCTCTCGAAGTCGACGAACACCGGCTCCAGGTTCGTCTCGTCGATGCCGATCGCGATGCCGTGCTGCGGATACTCGAAGCCCTTGGGCAGCTGCTCGGCGGGCAGCCGGCGCGGCAGCAGCCGGACGGTCGGCGCCGCAGGCCCCGCCCAGTTCCCTTTGACCGCCTGCACGAAGGCGGCCGAGCCCTCCGACAGATCACCGGAGCTGCTGATCGAGTCGATACGCGGCAGAGCCGTCATGAAGTGCAGCTTCTCCGGGACCTGGCCACGGCCCGGCACGCCGGCCGGAACGTTTGCCGCGACCTTGCGGTCGAACTCCGAGTCCATGACGTCACCGAGCCGCAGCTCCAGCCGTCCCAGCATCTGGTCCTTGAGCGCCGCACGCACCTCCATATAGCGGGCGGCGGTGATGATGACATGGATGCCGTAGCCCAGACCGCGGGCCGTGAGATCCGCGACGACCGGCTCCAGCATCTCGTAGTCGTTCTTGAAGCCGCCCCAGCCGTCGATGACCAGGAAGACATCTCCCCAGGCCTCGCCGGGCAGTTCCCCGGCGGCGCGCTTGCGCCGGTAGGTGGCGATGGAATCGATGCTGTTGGCGCGGAAGAACTCCTCACGCCGGTTGAGTACGCCCATCACCTCCGCGACCGCACGGCGCACCCGCTCCGGGTCGAGGCGCGAGGCGACACCGCCGACGTGCGGCAGGTCGGAGAGCGAGGACAGACCGCCACCGCCGAAGTCCAGGGCGTAGAACTGCACTTCGGCCGGGGTGTGGGTGAGCGCGAACGACGAGATCAGCGTCCGCATCAGCGTCGACTTGCCGGACTGCGGGCCGCCGACGACCATCATGTGGCCCGCCGCTCCCGAGAAGTCCCGGTACAGCACCTCGCGGCGCTGCTCGAAGGGCTTGTCGATCAGGCCGAGCGGGACGGTGAGACCGCCAGGACGCGTGTACTCGGTCGCGGTGAGACCGCGGTCCGCGGTCGGCGCGAGACCGGGCAGCAGCTGGTCCAGCGTGGGCGCCTGGTCCAGCGGCGGCAGCCACACCTGGTGGGCGGGCACACCCTGACCCTCCAGCTTGCGCACGATCACATCGAGCACCGTGTCGGCGAGCGCCTCGTCCTCGGCGGCGTTGGCGGCGGCCATCGCGGCCGGGTCGGGTGCCGCGTACACGACCGGTACCTCGGTCGCGGTGAACACCGCGGGCCGCCGATCGATGGGCAGGTGGCCCACCGACAGATCCGGGCCACCGGTGCGGTACGTACCGGAGACGTACGCCGCCTTGAAGCGGGTCATCTCGTCCGTACCGAACTTCAGATAACCGGAACCGGGCACCGACGGCAGGTGGTACGCGTCGGGCACACCCAGTGCCGTGCGCGACTCGGCCGCCGAGAAGGTCCGCAGACCGATCCGGTACGAGAGATAGGTGTCGAGGCCGCGCAGCTTGCCCTCCTCCAGGCGCTGCGAGGCGAGCAGCAGATGCACACCCAGCGAACGGCCGATACGGCCGATCTGAATGAACATGTCGATGAAGTCGGGCTTGGCGGTGAGAAGTTCGGAGAACTCGTCGATGACCAGGACGAGCGAGGCGAGCGGCTCCAGCGGGGCACCCGCGGCGCGTGCCTTCTCGTAGTCGTGGATGTTGGCGTAGTTGCCCGCCGAGCGCAGCAGCTCCTGCCTGCGCTGCAACTCACCGCGGATCGCGTCACCCATGCGGTCGACCAGCGTGAGGTCGTCAGCCAGGTTGGTGATCACGGCCGCGACGTGCGGCATCTGCGACATTCCGGTGAAGGTCGCGCCACCCTTGAAGTCCGCGAGGACGAAGTTCAGCGTCTCCGACGTATGCGTGACCGCGAGACCGAGCACCAGGGTGCGCAGCAGCTCCGACTTACCGGAACCGGTGGCGCCGATGCACAGACCGTGCGGGCCCATGCCCTCCTGCGCGGCCTCCTTGAGGTCCAGCATCACCGGCTGGCCGTCCTCGCCGACACCGATCGGCACCCGAAGCCGCTCGGCCACCGACCGCGGCCGCCAGGTGCGGGCCACATCGATGGACCCGGCGTCGCCCAGATTCAGCAGATCGGTGAAGTCCAGGTTGGCGAGCAGCGGTTCGTCGTCGTCGCCACCGCCCATCCGCAGCGGCGCGAGCTGACGTGAGAGGGCCTCGGCGGCCGGCAGCGAAATCCCGTCCGGCACACCCTCGTACGCGACCCGTGAGCCGGACTCGAGACGCAGCCGCCCGGGCCGTACGACCACCGAAAGACCGCCGCGGGGCTCGTCCAGATCACCGGAGACGACTTCGACGATGGTCACGCCCTGCAGGCCCTCGGCCGCCGCGAACAGCGAGTCCGGCGGCACCATCCCGCCGTCCAGTACGACGATGATGTGCGGCTGGTCCAGGACCGGCTGGTTCTCCCGGCTGAACCGCGACCGCCCGTCGAG
This portion of the Streptomyces sp. NBC_01750 genome encodes:
- the eccCa gene encoding type VII secretion protein EccCa; this translates as MSQIVVKRPPRSLPPEVPAEELALEAPPELPRGQQEGMLMQILPVLGMGSSVVFFFSPQAPPFMRIMGVMMLVSTVGMVVAQIVRFRKGTQGQMADVRRDYLKYLAQTRRTVRKTARKQRDAQLYLHPAPEQLWSVVAEGSRVWERRVGDNDFGQVRVGLGAQQLATPLIAPDTAPVDELEPLSAGAMQQFLAVHGSLDGLPMAVSIRAFYHVTVSGEPESAQSAARALVSQLVTLHSPEDLMVAVVAAPGAVARWDWTKWLPHTQVPGQVDGAGTKRLFGDDLGELEQLLHSRLDGRSRFSRENQPVLDQPHIIVVLDGGMVPPDSLFAAAEGLQGVTIVEVVSGDLDEPRGGLSVVVRPGRLRLESGSRVAYEGVPDGISLPAAEALSRQLAPLRMGGGDDDEPLLANLDFTDLLNLGDAGSIDVARTWRPRSVAERLRVPIGVGEDGQPVMLDLKEAAQEGMGPHGLCIGATGSGKSELLRTLVLGLAVTHTSETLNFVLADFKGGATFTGMSQMPHVAAVITNLADDLTLVDRMGDAIRGELQRRQELLRSAGNYANIHDYEKARAAGAPLEPLASLVLVIDEFSELLTAKPDFIDMFIQIGRIGRSLGVHLLLASQRLEEGKLRGLDTYLSYRIGLRTFSAAESRTALGVPDAYHLPSVPGSGYLKFGTDEMTRFKAAYVSGTYRTGGPDLSVGHLPIDRRPAVFTATEVPVVYAAPDPAAMAAANAAEDEALADTVLDVIVRKLEGQGVPAHQVWLPPLDQAPTLDQLLPGLAPTADRGLTATEYTRPGGLTVPLGLIDKPFEQRREVLYRDFSGAAGHMMVVGGPQSGKSTLMRTLISSFALTHTPAEVQFYALDFGGGGLSSLSDLPHVGGVASRLDPERVRRAVAEVMGVLNRREEFFRANSIDSIATYRRKRAAGELPGEAWGDVFLVIDGWGGFKNDYEMLEPVVADLTARGLGYGIHVIITAARYMEVRAALKDQMLGRLELRLGDVMDSEFDRKVAANVPAGVPGRGQVPEKLHFMTALPRIDSISSSGDLSEGSAAFVQAVKGNWAGPAAPTVRLLPRRLPAEQLPKGFEYPQHGIAIGIDETNLEPVFVDFESDPFFLIFGESESGKTALLRLIAKQISERYTPEQARIVVGDYRRTMLEAVPASHLLEYAPMTSAMEMHMDAINTVMGKRAPKPDITPQQLRDRSWWTGPQLFVIVDDYELVATNSVNPLSVLVENLPFARDVGIRFIIARSAAGASRSMYESFMQRIKELGAQGVILSGDPGEGDILGNVRARPMPPGRGTFVSRKRGAPLVQVGWLADH